The Cellulomonas sp. P24 genome contains a region encoding:
- a CDS encoding sensor histidine kinase, translating to MDEGCSYLSELVRINDTLNWSDARRESYLAAVEILRTTLGARLAPTYLLESTGTRLELVADDDDEAFLSEEYATLSAAGHVRSPWVNPQEWPVSAADHLDDESWIAQPDSFKEWFGEWGVVVPLHADGRHLGAVLLCFDSEFVLRSPEDEFLAAAGRILGSALYRWQVLDRERELGALEERRRLSDELHDDLSQRAAGIGLNVAAIRLDAEKGVEIGGALARLDDAVTDLRRSLRHEMLGLRADAQLVDGSFAAQVRTHLEHFEQELGIPTAFECPDPDGVDAVPLPLAAQLLRVLQESLSNAHLHAAASHVTVRLLSARTRIRLEVEDDGNGFDPETVPDSRLGLSIMRERMEQVDGSLLIGRSDGGGTVVVADAPLTGEWLGAFPVGRGA from the coding sequence ATGGACGAGGGTTGCTCGTACCTCTCGGAGCTCGTGCGGATCAATGACACGCTGAACTGGTCCGACGCACGCCGAGAGTCCTATCTCGCTGCGGTCGAGATCCTCCGCACGACGCTCGGCGCCCGGCTCGCGCCGACCTACCTGCTCGAGTCGACGGGGACGCGCCTCGAGCTCGTCGCGGACGACGACGACGAGGCGTTCCTGTCGGAGGAGTACGCGACGCTGTCGGCGGCGGGCCACGTGCGCTCGCCCTGGGTCAACCCGCAGGAGTGGCCCGTCTCAGCGGCCGACCACCTCGACGACGAGTCGTGGATCGCTCAGCCCGACAGCTTCAAGGAGTGGTTCGGCGAGTGGGGTGTCGTGGTGCCGCTGCACGCGGACGGACGTCACCTGGGCGCGGTCCTGCTGTGCTTCGACTCGGAGTTCGTGCTCCGGAGCCCGGAGGACGAGTTCCTGGCTGCGGCCGGCCGCATCCTCGGCAGTGCGCTGTACCGCTGGCAGGTGCTGGACCGCGAGCGCGAGCTGGGTGCTCTCGAGGAGCGACGGCGACTCAGTGACGAGCTGCACGACGACCTGTCGCAGCGCGCCGCGGGGATCGGCCTGAACGTGGCGGCGATCCGTCTGGATGCCGAGAAGGGTGTGGAGATCGGCGGAGCGTTGGCGCGTCTGGACGACGCGGTCACGGATCTCCGCCGCAGCCTGAGGCACGAGATGCTCGGTCTGCGGGCCGACGCCCAGCTGGTCGACGGCTCGTTCGCCGCGCAGGTCCGCACCCATCTGGAGCACTTCGAGCAGGAGCTGGGGATCCCGACGGCCTTCGAGTGCCCGGACCCGGACGGTGTGGACGCCGTCCCTCTCCCCCTGGCGGCCCAGCTCCTGCGGGTGCTCCAGGAGTCGTTGTCCAACGCCCACCTGCACGCTGCGGCGTCCCACGTCACGGTTCGGCTGCTGTCCGCCCGGACCAGGATCCGGCTGGAGGTCGAGGACGACGGCAACGGGTTCGACCCGGAGACCGTGCCCGACTCACGCCTCGGACTGAGCATCATGCGGGAGCGGATGGAGCAGGTCGACGGGTCGCTGCTGATCGGCCGCTCCGACGGCGGGGGCACCGTCGTCGTGGCCGATGCGCCCCTGACGGGCGAGTGGCTCGGCGCCTTCCCGGTCGGCAGGGGGGCGTGA
- a CDS encoding alpha-glucosidase/alpha-galactosidase: protein MTTITFLGAGSVVFTRDLLADLLAFGDIPDLTIRLHDIDADRLATAEGIARSTADHQGAAPVITSHLDRRQALEGADFVINSIQVGGYPATEVDFEVPARFGLRQTIGDTVGIGGIFRALRTFPVLAAIAQDMLEICPDAWLLNYTNPMAMNVAYLHAVAPQLKVVGLCHSVYWTVRGLCDIVGVSFDEVSYLSAGVNHQAWILRWEHEGVDLYPRLDERIAADPELRRRVRVDMYRRLGYFPTESSEHSAEYLPWYMHSDSEIERLRIPVGDYLGISRENVAEYEETRRKVQAGEDIGEREHDAQEYAPQIIHSIVTGTPRTIVANVPNAGLIDGLPETFTAEVPAVVDADGIHPQAVGALPLQLSALNAAYVGTGMLTVAAAVRGEPRLLRQAAMIDANTSASLTVEQIWDLCNAMVEAHGDLLPPALRVQISA from the coding sequence ATGACCACGATCACGTTCCTCGGTGCCGGAAGTGTTGTCTTCACCCGCGACCTGCTCGCGGACCTCTTGGCCTTCGGCGACATCCCGGACCTGACGATCCGCCTGCACGACATCGACGCCGACCGGCTGGCCACGGCCGAGGGCATCGCCCGCAGCACCGCCGACCACCAGGGGGCGGCACCCGTGATCACGTCGCACCTCGACCGGCGGCAGGCCCTCGAGGGCGCCGACTTCGTCATCAACTCGATCCAGGTCGGCGGGTACCCCGCGACGGAGGTCGACTTCGAGGTCCCCGCCCGCTTCGGTCTCCGCCAGACCATCGGCGACACCGTGGGCATCGGCGGCATCTTCCGCGCGCTGCGCACCTTCCCCGTCCTGGCCGCGATCGCGCAGGACATGCTCGAGATCTGCCCCGACGCGTGGCTCCTCAACTACACGAACCCGATGGCGATGAACGTCGCCTACCTGCACGCCGTCGCGCCGCAGCTGAAGGTCGTCGGTCTGTGCCACTCGGTCTACTGGACCGTGCGCGGCCTGTGCGACATCGTCGGCGTGTCCTTCGACGAGGTCAGCTACCTGAGCGCCGGGGTCAACCACCAGGCGTGGATCCTCCGCTGGGAGCACGAGGGTGTCGACCTGTACCCGCGTCTGGACGAGCGCATCGCGGCGGACCCCGAGCTCCGCCGCCGGGTGCGCGTCGACATGTACCGCCGCCTCGGGTACTTCCCGACGGAGTCCAGCGAGCACTCCGCCGAGTACCTCCCCTGGTACATGCACTCCGACTCCGAGATCGAGCGGCTGCGGATCCCGGTCGGCGACTACCTCGGGATCTCCCGTGAGAACGTCGCGGAGTACGAGGAGACGCGACGCAAGGTGCAGGCAGGCGAGGACATCGGCGAGCGGGAGCACGACGCTCAGGAGTACGCGCCGCAGATCATCCACAGCATCGTCACCGGGACCCCTCGCACGATCGTCGCGAACGTGCCCAACGCCGGGCTGATCGACGGGCTGCCGGAGACGTTCACCGCTGAGGTCCCCGCCGTGGTGGACGCCGACGGCATCCACCCGCAGGCCGTCGGTGCGCTGCCCCTCCAGCTCTCCGCCCTCAACGCCGCGTACGTCGGCACGGGCATGCTGACGGTCGCCGCGGCCGTCCGCGGGGAGCCGCGCCTCCTGCGACAGGCGGCGATGATCGACGCGAACACGTCGGCGAGCCTCACCGTCGAGCAGATCTGGGACCTGTGCAACGCGATGGTCGAGGCGCACGGCGACCTGCTGCCCCCTGCCCTCCGGGTGCAGATCTCGGCATAG
- the heR gene encoding heliorhodopsin HeR, whose protein sequence is MSSPSQTAPLPVVPVSADRARALHRANLLAALVHAASAAAVLALANGFTLPVTGSYLVGPPGSTGETVTVLDLPVAGAVAGFLLLSALFHLLVSAPGMFERYLDGLAHQRNVFRWVEYSLSSSLMIVVIAQLCGITDIAALLAIAGVNASMILFGWLQETYHQPGDGGWLPFIFGCIAGVVPWAAIVIYVAAPGSTSAAQPPGFVYAIIVSLFVFFNVFALVQWLQYRPVRRFADYLVGERAYIVLSFLAKSALAWQVFAGTLAA, encoded by the coding sequence GTGTCCTCACCGAGCCAAACCGCGCCGCTCCCCGTCGTCCCCGTCTCCGCCGACCGTGCTCGCGCGCTGCATCGGGCCAACCTGCTCGCCGCCCTGGTGCACGCGGCGAGCGCCGCAGCCGTGCTGGCGCTGGCCAACGGGTTCACGCTGCCCGTGACGGGGAGCTACCTGGTGGGGCCGCCCGGCTCAACCGGTGAGACGGTCACCGTGCTCGACCTGCCGGTAGCCGGTGCCGTGGCAGGGTTCCTGCTGCTCTCGGCCCTGTTCCACCTGCTGGTCAGCGCACCGGGCATGTTTGAGCGTTACCTCGATGGCTTGGCCCACCAGCGCAACGTCTTCCGGTGGGTCGAGTACTCGCTGTCGAGCTCGCTGATGATCGTCGTGATCGCCCAGCTGTGCGGGATCACGGACATCGCGGCCCTGCTGGCCATCGCCGGCGTGAACGCGTCGATGATCCTGTTCGGCTGGCTGCAGGAGACCTACCACCAGCCCGGGGACGGCGGGTGGCTGCCGTTCATCTTCGGGTGCATCGCCGGGGTGGTCCCGTGGGCGGCGATCGTCATCTACGTCGCCGCACCCGGGTCGACGTCCGCCGCGCAGCCACCGGGGTTCGTCTACGCCATCATCGTGTCGCTGTTCGTGTTCTTCAACGTCTTCGCGCTGGTGCAGTGGCTGCAGTACCGCCCGGTCCGACGGTTCGCGGACTACCTGGTCGGCGAGCGCGCCTACATCGTGCTGAGCTTCCTGGCCAAGTCCGCCCTGGCCTGGCAGGTCTTCGCCGGCACCCTGGCGGCGTGA
- a CDS encoding RNA polymerase sigma factor, which translates to MTTAEGARFSGLWDLYAHRVMAYASRHVDPDSVQDVVSETFLVAWRRLADVPGDPLPWLLVVARNTISNRRRSLYRARVVELEMARLARVARPADGADVPAVARAEVLRALGTLTTTEREAVFLTAWDGLDAAAGAQVAGCSVDAFAKRLSRARARLSVQSDEDDDSEPRIRSVR; encoded by the coding sequence ATGACGACGGCAGAGGGTGCGCGCTTCTCCGGGCTGTGGGACCTGTACGCCCACCGGGTGATGGCGTACGCGTCGCGGCACGTCGATCCCGACAGCGTGCAGGACGTCGTCTCCGAGACGTTCCTGGTTGCCTGGCGTCGACTCGCCGACGTCCCGGGTGACCCGCTGCCGTGGTTGCTGGTCGTGGCCCGCAACACGATCAGCAACCGCCGGCGGTCGTTGTATCGGGCGCGGGTCGTCGAGCTGGAGATGGCCCGATTGGCGCGTGTGGCTCGCCCCGCAGATGGAGCGGATGTCCCGGCGGTGGCTCGCGCGGAGGTGCTGCGCGCGCTGGGGACGCTGACGACGACCGAGCGCGAGGCGGTGTTCCTGACCGCGTGGGACGGGCTGGACGCCGCCGCGGGGGCCCAGGTCGCGGGCTGCTCGGTGGACGCGTTCGCGAAGCGACTGTCCCGGGCACGGGCGCGGTTGAGCGTACAGAGCGACGAAGACGACGACAGTGAGCCGAGGATCAGGAGCGTGCGATGA
- a CDS encoding extracellular solute-binding protein: MKRTPPRMTRHGVAGLAGLTAIALLATGCSSGGGSTTPSGGSTATSGVTITVALPADTAPPAAALTAFTDQTGIKVDWVISDWDSLQTKISAAATANTYFADVTNVDWSRVGQLGKLKWFQPLEKYLDVNALKADMPQLGSFTLDGHLIGVPYDSSYMVTTVNTELFAKAGITTMPTTMDEYTNDLKQIKAKGVVEFPLNIPFAAAEGLSTYWYETTNAFGGTVLDAKGKPQFTDPSSPGYKAAQWMVDAIKNGLVPPGNINVNDGQGEQTLMAQGMAASTLSDYSGLINSLYNVTDSSKVVGKIQYLPTPGVDGPAGNLSNPDGMGIPTQAKYPAAAAKFIEWFNSASTQEDFAGLNGQDKVWGSSFIPSRVSVVEKLAQAGSLADGEHLAAMLKTASPVFPQGAPTWYPTFSNAVYTNLHAAATGSMSVADAISAIAAVANQQASNG, translated from the coding sequence ATGAAGAGAACGCCACCACGCATGACCCGGCACGGGGTCGCCGGACTTGCCGGGCTCACGGCCATCGCCCTTCTCGCCACCGGCTGCAGCTCCGGTGGTGGAAGCACCACCCCATCCGGGGGCTCGACCGCCACGTCAGGGGTCACGATCACCGTGGCGCTCCCGGCGGACACTGCGCCCCCGGCCGCCGCTCTGACCGCGTTCACGGATCAGACCGGCATCAAGGTCGACTGGGTCATCTCGGACTGGGACAGCCTCCAGACGAAGATCTCCGCCGCCGCGACCGCGAACACGTACTTCGCCGACGTGACGAACGTCGACTGGTCCCGGGTGGGCCAGCTGGGCAAGCTCAAGTGGTTCCAGCCCCTCGAGAAGTACCTCGACGTCAACGCGCTCAAGGCGGACATGCCGCAGCTCGGCTCGTTCACCCTGGACGGGCACCTCATCGGCGTGCCGTACGACTCGTCCTACATGGTCACCACGGTCAACACCGAGCTGTTCGCCAAGGCAGGCATCACCACGATGCCCACCACGATGGACGAGTACACGAACGACCTGAAGCAGATCAAGGCCAAGGGCGTCGTCGAGTTCCCGCTCAACATCCCGTTCGCGGCGGCCGAGGGCCTGTCGACGTACTGGTACGAGACGACCAACGCGTTCGGCGGCACGGTGCTCGACGCCAAGGGCAAGCCGCAGTTCACCGATCCCAGCTCGCCCGGCTACAAGGCGGCCCAGTGGATGGTCGACGCGATCAAGAACGGCCTCGTGCCGCCCGGGAACATCAACGTCAACGACGGTCAGGGCGAGCAGACGCTCATGGCGCAGGGGATGGCCGCCAGCACGCTGTCCGACTACTCCGGTCTGATCAACAGCCTCTACAACGTCACGGACAGCTCCAAGGTCGTCGGCAAGATCCAGTACCTGCCCACACCGGGCGTCGACGGTCCGGCCGGCAACCTGTCCAACCCGGACGGGATGGGCATCCCGACGCAGGCGAAGTACCCGGCGGCGGCCGCGAAGTTCATCGAGTGGTTCAACTCCGCCTCGACGCAGGAGGACTTCGCCGGACTCAACGGCCAGGACAAGGTGTGGGGCTCGTCCTTCATCCCCTCGCGTGTCAGCGTCGTCGAGAAGCTGGCCCAGGCGGGGAGCCTCGCCGACGGCGAACACCTGGCCGCGATGCTCAAGACCGCCTCGCCGGTGTTCCCGCAGGGTGCACCCACCTGGTACCCGACCTTCTCCAACGCCGTGTACACCAACCTGCACGCCGCGGCGACCGGGTCGATGAGTGTCGCTGACGCCATCAGCGCCATCGCTGCAGTCGCGAACCAGCAAGCGAGCAACGGCTGA
- a CDS encoding carbohydrate ABC transporter permease, which produces MTTSAPRPPRRRFDALPYVLVAPVAIFIVGLALVPAAFTIIESFFTVDALDPPTRFAGFGNFVELFHNHAVVNSLGNTAFYVVIGVTLSTILGIAMAVLLQHPFRGRGVVIAILILPWALPGVVEGILWSGIFDPNSGLINGLVATFHLGAGNGVLLGQNRLLTLALIELVQVWQITPLSTVLIFASLQLIPGEIYEAAVVDGANQWRSFTSITLPLARPGIAVAMVEAVIATVNIFDQPYVLNGAASTGASVTMETYFVSFQNLNFGQGYALSLLVALVTVALSVVVVRFVYRKVEL; this is translated from the coding sequence GTGACGACCTCGGCCCCACGCCCGCCTCGGCGGCGCTTCGATGCGCTGCCCTACGTGCTCGTCGCCCCGGTGGCGATCTTCATCGTGGGCCTTGCCCTCGTCCCGGCCGCGTTCACGATCATCGAGTCGTTCTTCACCGTCGACGCGCTCGACCCGCCCACCCGCTTCGCCGGGTTCGGGAACTTCGTCGAGCTCTTCCACAACCACGCGGTGGTGAACAGCCTCGGCAACACGGCGTTCTACGTCGTCATCGGCGTCACGCTCTCGACGATCCTCGGCATCGCGATGGCGGTGCTCCTGCAGCACCCCTTCCGCGGACGCGGGGTGGTCATCGCGATCCTCATCCTGCCGTGGGCACTGCCCGGCGTGGTCGAGGGCATCCTGTGGTCGGGCATCTTCGACCCGAACTCCGGCCTCATCAACGGCCTCGTCGCCACGTTCCACCTCGGTGCCGGCAACGGCGTGCTGCTCGGTCAGAACCGGCTGCTGACGCTTGCGCTCATCGAGCTCGTCCAGGTCTGGCAGATCACGCCGCTGTCGACGGTGCTGATCTTCGCGTCGCTCCAGCTGATCCCGGGGGAGATCTACGAGGCCGCCGTGGTCGACGGTGCGAACCAGTGGCGCAGCTTCACCTCGATCACGCTGCCCCTGGCTCGACCGGGGATCGCCGTGGCCATGGTCGAGGCGGTCATCGCGACCGTGAACATCTTCGATCAGCCGTACGTGCTGAACGGCGCGGCCTCCACCGGGGCCTCGGTGACGATGGAGACCTACTTCGTCAGCTTCCAGAACCTCAACTTCGGCCAGGGGTATGCCCTCTCGCTGCTCGTGGCCCTGGTGACCGTCGCCCTCTCCGTCGTCGTCGTCCGATTCGTCTACCGGAAGGTCGAACTGTGA
- a CDS encoding universal stress protein has protein sequence MTRTVVVGVEGTDSSRDALVWAAEAASARRDELEVVHATGVPDDQYDDAVNQDAEALLRGEIDRALAVAPDLTVRGTLSRHTPGRAVTEASEHAALVVVGSHPLGTIEEVFAGSLSYQIVAGSHCPVLVVPQGHGHHGAGVVVGADGSPDSVAAVAEAAAEADRLGQELTVVHAWHVPMSYPSSTALPGSYDERIEQAERVVLAESLAGLGDRYPDLVVNRHLVQDQPARALLHAAQDARLLVVGSRGLHGVARMLLGSVSHTVILHAPCPVLVVRT, from the coding sequence ATGACACGCACTGTTGTCGTCGGGGTCGAGGGAACGGACTCGAGCCGCGACGCTCTGGTCTGGGCAGCCGAGGCGGCCTCGGCCCGACGCGACGAGCTGGAGGTCGTCCACGCGACCGGGGTGCCGGACGACCAGTACGACGACGCGGTCAATCAGGACGCCGAGGCCCTTCTGCGGGGCGAGATCGACCGCGCGCTGGCGGTCGCGCCCGATCTCACCGTGCGCGGGACGCTGTCCCGACACACTCCGGGCAGAGCGGTGACCGAGGCGTCGGAGCACGCGGCGCTTGTCGTCGTGGGGTCCCATCCGCTCGGCACGATCGAGGAGGTCTTCGCCGGGTCGCTCAGCTACCAGATCGTCGCCGGGTCGCACTGCCCGGTTCTCGTGGTGCCTCAGGGTCACGGGCACCACGGAGCGGGTGTGGTCGTCGGAGCCGATGGCTCGCCCGACTCGGTCGCGGCCGTCGCCGAGGCAGCGGCCGAGGCCGACCGGCTCGGTCAGGAGCTCACCGTGGTGCACGCCTGGCACGTCCCGATGTCCTACCCGTCGTCGACCGCCCTCCCGGGCTCCTACGACGAGCGGATCGAGCAGGCCGAACGGGTCGTGCTGGCCGAGTCGCTCGCCGGGCTCGGCGACCGCTACCCGGATCTCGTCGTCAACCGGCACCTGGTCCAGGACCAGCCCGCGCGGGCGCTCCTCCACGCGGCGCAGGACGCCCGGCTCCTGGTCGTGGGAAGCCGCGGACTGCACGGGGTCGCCCGCATGCTGCTCGGGTCGGTCAGCCACACCGTCATCCTCCACGCGCCGTGCCCGGTGCTCGTCGTCCGCACCTGA
- a CDS encoding sugar kinase codes for MATLLCIGEILVEMVAEQVDQSRREPGHWIGPFPSGAPAILADQAALCGADVSIVGTVGADEFGEACLARLRASGVGLDHVRVDEDGTTGVAFVRYSSTGSRSFIFHVAETASGRFRLDDLDAGLDGVDCVHVMGSSAFSAAAVDAIAEVVDGAAARGIRVSFDPNLRREMLTHEEYVTALRRFLGAAQIVLASEGELQALLGEESDAACAARLTAGAAEVVVLKRGANGASLFLPGHGESSVPGLLVDTVDPTGAGDCFGGTFLALYLGGTDASEALRYANVAGALAVGQRGPMSGNRSLAELRAAAPRLRSRT; via the coding sequence GTGGCGACGCTGCTGTGCATCGGCGAGATCCTCGTGGAGATGGTCGCCGAGCAGGTCGACCAGTCGAGACGCGAGCCGGGCCACTGGATCGGGCCATTCCCGTCAGGGGCGCCCGCGATCCTGGCCGATCAGGCGGCCCTGTGCGGGGCTGACGTGTCGATCGTCGGCACGGTCGGCGCCGACGAGTTCGGCGAGGCCTGCCTCGCGCGCCTGCGTGCGAGCGGGGTAGGCCTCGACCACGTGCGCGTCGACGAGGACGGGACGACCGGCGTCGCGTTCGTGCGGTACTCGAGCACCGGGTCCCGGTCGTTCATCTTCCACGTCGCCGAGACGGCGTCGGGCAGGTTCCGTCTGGACGACCTCGACGCCGGTCTCGACGGTGTGGACTGCGTCCACGTCATGGGCAGCAGCGCCTTCAGCGCGGCAGCCGTCGACGCCATCGCCGAGGTCGTCGACGGCGCCGCCGCCCGTGGCATCCGGGTCTCGTTCGACCCGAACCTCCGACGCGAGATGCTCACCCACGAGGAGTACGTCACGGCTCTGCGGCGGTTCCTCGGAGCCGCCCAGATCGTCCTGGCCAGCGAGGGCGAGCTGCAGGCCCTCCTCGGCGAGGAGAGCGACGCCGCGTGCGCGGCCCGGCTGACGGCCGGTGCGGCCGAGGTCGTCGTCCTCAAGCGCGGTGCGAACGGGGCGAGCCTCTTCCTCCCCGGCCACGGCGAGTCGAGCGTGCCGGGCCTCCTGGTCGACACGGTCGACCCGACCGGGGCCGGGGACTGCTTCGGCGGGACGTTCCTCGCCCTCTACCTCGGGGGGACGGACGCGTCCGAGGCGCTGCGCTACGCCAACGTCGCCGGCGCGCTGGCCGTGGGGCAGCGCGGTCCGATGTCGGGGAACCGGTCACTCGCAGAGCTCCGGGCCGCAGCGCCTCGGCTCAGGTCGAGAACCTGA
- a CDS encoding Hsp20/alpha crystallin family protein, with the protein MSIVRRERTDLPDAFRRFFDTDWDKPWLRVEEFVEDEALVVRAELPDIDPDKDVELSVVDGVLHIRAEREEKSEHKGKDSYRSEFRYGSFSRDVPLPAGSSEKDVTATYRDGVLEIRVPMAQAPASEAVKIPVQRG; encoded by the coding sequence ATGTCGATCGTGCGGCGTGAGAGGACCGATTTGCCGGACGCGTTCCGGCGCTTCTTCGACACCGACTGGGACAAGCCGTGGCTCCGGGTCGAGGAGTTCGTCGAGGACGAGGCGCTGGTCGTGCGGGCCGAGCTGCCTGACATCGACCCGGACAAGGATGTCGAGCTCTCGGTGGTGGACGGCGTCCTGCACATCCGGGCGGAACGCGAGGAGAAGTCCGAGCACAAGGGGAAGGACTCCTACCGGTCGGAGTTCCGGTACGGCTCGTTCTCCCGGGACGTCCCGCTCCCGGCGGGCTCGTCCGAGAAGGACGTGACGGCCACCTATCGGGACGGTGTCCTGGAGATCCGGGTGCCGATGGCGCAGGCGCCGGCGTCCGAGGCGGTGAAGATCCCCGTCCAGCGCGGCTGA
- a CDS encoding DeoR/GlpR family DNA-binding transcription regulator: MAAILERAAETGSVDVAQLAASLGVSGATIRRDLQSLSASHLLLRTHGGAVVGDVGQELSVGIKATRNQAEKQRIGRAAASLVEDGAVVGLTGGSTATEVARALADRRGITVVTNAINIAAELATRPQITLVVIGGVARPSYEMVGPAAEMMLDNYHLDIAFIGVDGLSAQEGCTTYHEMEAQTDRNFLERSRRSVVIADSSKIGKVTFARIVALSQINDIVTDTGADPEHLRELGESGVRIHVV, from the coding sequence ATGGCAGCCATCCTCGAACGAGCGGCGGAGACGGGCAGTGTCGACGTCGCGCAGCTGGCGGCATCCCTGGGGGTGTCCGGCGCGACGATCCGCCGCGACCTGCAGTCCCTGAGCGCCAGTCACCTGCTGCTCCGGACGCACGGCGGTGCCGTCGTCGGGGACGTCGGCCAGGAGCTCTCGGTCGGGATCAAGGCGACGCGCAACCAGGCCGAGAAGCAGCGCATCGGCCGGGCGGCCGCGTCCCTCGTCGAGGACGGCGCCGTCGTCGGCCTGACCGGCGGGTCCACCGCCACGGAGGTCGCCCGTGCGCTGGCCGACCGGCGAGGCATCACGGTGGTCACCAACGCCATCAACATCGCTGCTGAACTGGCCACTCGCCCGCAGATCACGCTGGTCGTCATCGGCGGCGTCGCCCGGCCCTCCTACGAGATGGTCGGTCCTGCGGCGGAGATGATGCTCGACAACTACCACCTCGACATCGCGTTCATCGGTGTCGACGGCCTCTCGGCGCAGGAGGGGTGCACCACGTACCACGAGATGGAGGCCCAGACGGACCGGAACTTCCTCGAGCGGTCCCGCCGCAGCGTCGTCATCGCCGACAGCTCCAAGATCGGGAAGGTGACCTTCGCGCGCATCGTGGCGCTGTCGCAGATCAACGACATCGTCACCGACACGGGCGCCGACCCCGAGCACCTGCGCGAGCTGGGCGAGAGCGGGGTCCGGATCCACGTGGTGTAG
- a CDS encoding response regulator transcription factor yields the protein MPDTSMPGTAPTSVLVVDDHALFREGMGALIERWDEFTVAGLACDGEDAVRLARRLRPDLVLLDVRMPGIGGVEAARRITAEDAGVRVVMLTMSNLGEDVFLALRSGAHGYLSKNEPPERLRDYLAGVMRGETALSSAIAAKVLAEFGMAPVVGVPSRDADHLCPRERDVLRLLVEGLSNDEIAAELGLSEGTVKKHLGRVMTKLHMKNRVQVAVYSVRSGIVD from the coding sequence ATGCCCGACACCAGCATGCCCGGCACGGCGCCCACGTCGGTGCTCGTCGTCGACGACCACGCCCTGTTCCGGGAGGGGATGGGGGCCCTCATCGAGCGCTGGGACGAGTTCACGGTGGCGGGTCTCGCCTGCGACGGCGAGGACGCGGTCCGGCTCGCGCGGCGGTTGAGACCCGACCTCGTGCTCCTGGACGTACGGATGCCGGGCATCGGCGGGGTCGAGGCGGCCCGCCGCATCACCGCGGAGGACGCGGGCGTCCGCGTCGTGATGCTGACCATGTCGAACCTCGGCGAGGACGTGTTCCTCGCCCTGCGGTCCGGCGCCCACGGCTACCTGAGCAAGAACGAACCTCCTGAGCGGCTGCGCGACTACCTCGCCGGTGTCATGCGCGGCGAGACGGCTCTGTCGAGCGCCATCGCGGCGAAGGTCCTGGCCGAGTTCGGCATGGCACCGGTCGTCGGAGTGCCGTCTCGGGACGCCGACCATCTCTGCCCCCGCGAGCGCGACGTCCTGCGGCTCCTGGTCGAGGGGTTGTCGAACGACGAGATCGCCGCCGAGCTGGGCCTCAGCGAGGGGACGGTCAAGAAGCACCTCGGCCGAGTCATGACGAAGCTGCACATGAAGAACCGCGTCCAGGTCGCCGTCTACAGCGTCCGCTCGGGCATCGTCGACTGA